One part of the Capricornis sumatraensis isolate serow.1 chromosome 13, serow.2, whole genome shotgun sequence genome encodes these proteins:
- the NMBR gene encoding neuromedin-B receptor, whose translation MPPESLSNLSQPAGGNRSGFVPGMSERDFLPAPGGTTPELVIRCVIPSLYLLIITVGLLGNIMLVKIFITNSAMRSVPNIFISNLAAGDVLLLLTCVPVDASRYFFDEWMFGKVGCKLIPVIQLTSVGVSVFTLTALSADRYRAIVNPMDIQTSGAVLWTCVKAVGIWVVSVLLAIPEAIFSQVARIGSLDNGSFTACIPYPQTDELHPKIHSVLIFLVYFLIPLVIISVYYYHIAKTLIKSAHNLPGEYNEHTKKQMETRKRLAKIVLVFVGCFIFCWFPNHILYMYRSFNYNKIDPSLGHMIVTLVARVLSFCNSCVNPFALYLLSESFRRHFNSQLCCGRKSYGERSTSYLLSSSAVRMTSLKSNAKNVVTNSVLLNGHSVKQEMAL comes from the exons ATGCCACCCGAGTCTCTTTCCAACCTCTCCCAGCCCGCGGGCGGGAATCGGAGCGGTTTCGTTCCCGGGATGTCGGAAAGGGATTTCCTACCCGCCCCGGGAGGGAccactccggagttggtgatccGCTGTGTGATCCCGTCCCTCTACCTGCTCATCATCACAGTGGGCTTGCTGGGCAACATTATGTTGGTGAAGATCTTCATCACCAACAGCGCCATGAGGAGCGTCCCCAACATCTTCATCTCTAACCTGGCCGCTGGggacgtgctgctgctgctcaccTGCGTCCCGGTGGATGCCTCGCGCTACTTCTTCGACGAGTGGATGTTCGGGAAGGTGGGCTGCAAACTCATCCCGGTGATCCAGCTCACCTCCGTGGGGGTGTCCGTGTTCACTCTCACTGCCCTCAGTGCCGACAG GTACAGAGCCATTGTAAACCCCATGGATATCCAGACATCAGGGGCAGTGCTGTGGACCTGCGTGAAGGCCGTGGGCATCTGGGTGGTCTCCGTGCTGTTGGCTATTCCCGAAGCCATATTTTCCCAAGTGGCACGCATTGGCAGTTTGGATAACGGCAGCTTCACGGCGTGTATACCCTACCCTCAGACGGATGAATTACATCCAAAAATTCATTCAGTGCTCATCTTCTTGGTCTACTTCCTCATACCACTTGTTATCATTAGTGTTTATTATTATCACATTGCAAAGACCTTAATTAAAAGTGCACATAATCTTCCAGGAGAATACAATGAACATACCAAAAAACAG ATGGAAACACGGAAACGCCTGGCCAAAATCGTGCTGGTCTTTGTGGGCTGCTTCATCTTCTGTTGGTTTCCAAATCACATCCTCTACATGTACAGGTCTTTCAACTATAACAAGATTGACCCATCTCTAGGCCACATGATTGTCACCTTGGTCGCCCGGGTTCTGAGCTTTTGCAATTCCTGTGTCAATCCATTTGCTCTTTATTTGCTCAGTGAAAGCTTCAGGAGACATTTCAATAGTCAGCTCTGTTGTGGAAGGAAGTCCTATGGAGAGAGATCCACCAGCTATCTACTCAGCTCCTCTGCAGTGCGCATGACTTCCTTGAAAAGCAATGCTAAGAACGTGGTGACCAATTCTGTATTACTAAATGGGCACAGcgtgaagcaggaaatggcactgTGA